The following are encoded in a window of Castanea sativa cultivar Marrone di Chiusa Pesio chromosome 5, ASM4071231v1 genomic DNA:
- the LOC142634746 gene encoding uncharacterized protein LOC142634746, which yields MSQLFELRISPEIEEISCMEPAGGWSSNNTFRIKLKCGNCKDDTKFLPLCMEKVTKSPSCNAHIIHKCRCKNVGTVQIVSLLHGHLTKNGHIRIMKLECKKMEPVDVAFDFQWQAYDKNGNLSDEFEFTAGVSPRFNVAQNMTTQQPQVTGLRGYFEVMDG from the exons ATGTCTCAACTCTTTGAATTGCGTATTTCGCCAGAAATTGAAGAAATTTCATGTATGGAACCAGCTGGTGGGTGGAGCTCCAACAACACTTTTAGAATTAAGCTCAAATGTGGAAATTGCAAGGATGATACAAAATTCCTCCCACTTTGTATGGAAAAAGTCACCAAATCTCCTAGCTGCAATGCTCACATTATTCACAAG TGTCGGTGCAAGAACGTTGGAACTGTCCAGATTGTCAGCTTGTTGCATGGGCACCTAACAAAAAATGGACATATTAGGATCATGAAATTGGAATGTAAGAAAATGGAACCAGTTGATGTAGCCTTCGATTTTCAGTGGCAGGCCTATGAC AAAAATGGCAATCTATCTGATGAATTTGAATTTACTGCTGGTGTGTCCCCTCGATTCAACGTTGCCCAAAATATGACCACACAGCAACCTCAAGTGACTGGCTTAAGGGGATATTTTGAAGTGATGGATGGTTGA
- the LOC142634747 gene encoding F-box/LRR-repeat protein At5g02910-like, whose amino-acid sequence MDEKIYTVDRISDLPDFILHHILSLLSRKEAAKTGLLSKKWNCVWSSFPILDFNQRHYLNLHSPPLPDTRPETQKRVEKFMNDVDKSISRFHKHQLPMQKFILNMTLVDFKLASLVHKWIGMALEHGVKEIDLRVRTKRNTWYCLPGTIFFAKSTNNCKLEQPFSWSALNYYSLQKLWLSKICVNEEVIQAIFRSCPFITDFGITGCHGWKTLDISKLPKLCRVDVLPLDQKVEIVRVEATNLEYFRFSYSGECLLDITACQNLTELYLQDLWITDQWLQSNISRFSHLEVLEVCNCKMLERVKISVQSLRYLIIMSCQKLLEVDIDSPNLSSFQFHSLRNVIPMISSRNAPCPFNLTFTLLEDDHIDTLWLHKLREFLVMSNQRKVLTLRILCQEVAFSLEELKGITIPPSFELEHMTIDLRMTPPFIDTIDHGSLIDGLLWSCYPKKLSLRTGLKSRENCIKVLCEKVLNREDLDYCCSCHPKCWRHHLKGAKIISIPGIEDERLLNCKTLFDILPTLDRNHAIQFRLDWDHHLHGEAT is encoded by the exons ATGGATGAAAAAATTTATACTGTGGATCGGATATCGGATTTACCAGACTTTATCCTGCATCACATCTTATCCCTCCTTTCCCGAAAAGAGGCAGCTAAAACTGGTCTCTTGTCCAAGAAATGGAATTGTGTATGGTCCTCATTCCCCATTTTAGATTTTAATCAAAGGCATTACCTTAACCTTCATTCACCTCCCCTGCCAGATACGCGTCCAGAGACTCAGAAAAGAGTTGAAAAGTTCATGAATGATGTGGATAAATCTATAAGTAGGTTTCACAAGCATCAGTTGCCGATGCAGAAGTTTATACTTAACATGACCCTTGTTGACTTCAAGTTGGCTTCATTGGTTCATAAATGGATAGGTATGGCCTTGGAACACGGTGTCAAAGAGATAGATCTTCGGGTTCGAACCAAAAGGAACACGTGGTATTGCTTGCCTGGgacaatattttttgcaaaatcaACTAATAATTGCAAGTTAGAGCAACCATTTTCTTGGAGTGCTTTGAATTATTATTCCCTACAAAAGTTGTGGCTTAGTAAAATTTGTGTGAACGAAGAGGTTATCCAAGCTATTTTCCGTAGTTGCCCTTTTATCACCGATTTTGGTATAACAGGATGTCACGGATGGAAAACTCTAGACATCTCCAAACTTCCTAAACTTTGTAGAGTTGATGTGCTGCCCCTCGACCAAAAAGTTGAGATTGTCAGAGTTGAAGCAACAAATCTTGAATATTTCAGATTTAGTTATTCAGGTGAATGTCTACTAGACATCACTGCATGTCAAAATTTGACAGAATTATACTTACAAGATTTGTGGATTACAGACCAGTGGCTTCAATCCAATATTTCTAGATTTTCCCACCTTGAAGTTTTGGAAGTTTGTAACTGCAAAATGTTGGAAAGAGTTAAGATTTCTGTGCAGTCGCTTaggtatttaataattatgtcatGCCAAAAGCTGCTGGAGGTTGATATTGATAGTCCGAATCTATCATCATTCCAATTTCACAGCCTCAGGAATGTTATTCCTATGATATCTTCTAGGAATGCTCCCTGTCCTTTTAACCTTACTTTTACATTACTCGAAGACGATCATATTGACACTCTATGGTTGCATAAGTTGAGGGAATTTCTAGTAATGtcaaatcaaagaaaagttTTGACCCTAAGAATCTTGTGTCAAGAG GTTGCATTTAGTCTTGAAGAACTGAAAGGAATTACAATTCCTCCATCATTTGAACTGGAACACATGACGATAGATCTACGAATGACACCACCGTTCATAGATACAATAGATCATGGAAGTCTTATAGATGGCTTGCTTTGGAGTTGTTATCCAAAAAAACTGTCATTGCGAACAGGTTTGAAGTCCCGGGAGAATTGCATaaag GTTCTATGTGAGAAAGTATTAAATAGAGAAGATCTAGACTATTGCTGTTCTTGTCATCCGAAATGTTGGCGACATCATTTAAAAGGAGCAAAGATCATCAGTATTCCTGGGATTGAAGATGAGAGGCTTCTTAATTGCAAGACATTGTTTGATATATTGCCTACCCTTGACAGAAATCATGCGATTCAATTTAGATTGGATTGGGATCACCATTTGCATGGAGAGGCGACTTAA